In the genome of Paenibacillus pabuli, one region contains:
- a CDS encoding GntP family permease, with protein sequence MSTLFGLSHNATLLVWTLIAIVFLIVLISKYKWNPFITLLLSALMLGLLAGMKPSDVISSITGGLGGTLGTIAIVIGLGTMLGKMMAESGGAERIATTLVDRFGVKRVHWAMMIVGFIVGIPVFFEVGVILLIPIIFTVARKTNMSLLQIGIPILAGLSTVHGLVPPHPAPMIAIEAFSADLGKTILYSLIVGIPTAIIAGPLFGKFIGKRIHTEPPAELAEQFATKKSNNLPGFGITLFTILLPVILMLIGSIANIVDPDATSGFTVFCEFIGHEIIALLISVVFALFSLGFSRGFNKHDISRFTSECLAPTATIILIIGGGGAFKQVLINSGVGNAIAEVATHANINVILFAWLVAALIRVATGSATVAMTTAAGIVAPVLALTPGANIELVVLATGAGSLVLSHVNDAGFWMIKEFFNMSVSQTLKTWTVMETLLSVVGLIFILLLSTVV encoded by the coding sequence ATGAGCACTCTTTTTGGGTTATCCCATAATGCAACGCTATTGGTCTGGACATTAATTGCGATTGTCTTCCTGATCGTGTTGATCTCCAAATATAAATGGAATCCTTTCATTACCCTTTTGTTGTCTGCACTAATGCTTGGTTTACTTGCAGGTATGAAGCCTTCAGATGTCATTTCCTCCATTACGGGAGGACTTGGTGGAACACTTGGAACAATCGCCATCGTTATCGGTCTGGGTACCATGCTCGGTAAGATGATGGCTGAATCCGGCGGAGCCGAGCGTATTGCTACCACACTGGTGGATCGTTTCGGTGTGAAGCGTGTGCACTGGGCAATGATGATTGTTGGTTTTATCGTCGGTATTCCTGTCTTCTTTGAAGTCGGTGTTATTTTGCTAATTCCGATCATTTTCACCGTTGCGCGTAAAACCAATATGTCACTGCTGCAGATCGGTATTCCGATTTTGGCAGGTCTCTCTACTGTACATGGTCTCGTCCCACCTCACCCGGCTCCCATGATTGCCATCGAAGCATTCAGTGCCGATTTGGGTAAAACGATCTTGTACTCCCTTATTGTAGGTATCCCTACTGCTATTATCGCTGGACCTCTGTTCGGTAAATTTATCGGTAAAAGAATACATACCGAACCACCTGCAGAGCTGGCTGAACAATTCGCTACGAAAAAAAGTAACAACTTGCCGGGTTTCGGAATAACCCTGTTTACCATTTTACTGCCGGTCATTTTGATGCTCATTGGCTCCATCGCCAATATCGTAGATCCTGACGCCACAAGCGGTTTTACTGTTTTCTGTGAATTTATCGGCCATGAAATTATAGCCCTGCTGATCTCCGTCGTGTTCGCCCTCTTTTCACTCGGATTCTCACGCGGGTTCAACAAACATGACATCTCCCGCTTCACCAGTGAATGTCTGGCGCCTACGGCGACCATCATTCTCATTATTGGCGGTGGCGGTGCGTTCAAGCAGGTGTTGATCAACAGCGGTGTAGGTAATGCTATTGCTGAGGTCGCTACACATGCCAATATTAACGTGATTCTGTTCGCCTGGCTTGTCGCTGCACTCATTCGGGTTGCTACCGGTTCAGCGACTGTAGCAATGACGACAGCTGCTGGTATTGTCGCTCCGGTGCTTGCACTAACACCAGGTGCCAACATTGAGCTGGTCGTACTCGCTACCGGTGCAGGTTCACTTGTTCTCTCCCACGTGAACGACGCAGGTTTCTGGATGATCAAAGAATTTTTCAATAT